The Corallococcus silvisoli genome has a segment encoding these proteins:
- the trpS gene encoding tryptophan--tRNA ligase yields MRILSGVQSSGRLHIGNYYGALRQFVQLQDQGEAYYFIANYHALTTVRDPKLALDLTRDAALTYLSLGLDPKKAVLFRQSDVKEVLELNWILGTVVPQAHLERAHSYKDKVARGISPDFGLYAYPVLMAADILLYSADSVPVGKDQIQHIEFARDWAVKFNTQYVPGYDPADPEGKERGHAPGILKLPSAHVHEFAATVPGIDGQKMSKSYGNTLELFGEDKDIKKRIMSIKTDSTPVDAPKPTQDAPLYDLLKLMLPASEFADVDASWKAGGKGYGDYKKKLLEAFHATFGPARQRRAELLADPGELERILQDGAQRARAEATRLMDQVRRAVGIP; encoded by the coding sequence ATGCGGATTCTCTCAGGTGTCCAGTCGTCCGGAAGGCTGCACATCGGCAACTATTACGGGGCGCTGCGCCAGTTCGTGCAGCTCCAGGACCAGGGCGAGGCCTACTACTTCATCGCCAACTACCACGCGCTCACCACCGTGCGGGATCCGAAGCTCGCCCTGGACCTGACGCGCGACGCGGCGCTCACGTACCTGTCGCTGGGCCTGGATCCGAAGAAGGCCGTCCTCTTCCGGCAGAGCGACGTGAAGGAGGTGCTGGAGCTCAACTGGATCCTCGGCACCGTGGTGCCTCAGGCCCACCTGGAGCGCGCCCACAGCTACAAGGACAAGGTCGCCCGCGGCATCAGCCCGGACTTCGGCCTCTACGCGTACCCGGTCCTGATGGCGGCGGACATCCTGCTCTACAGCGCGGACTCCGTGCCGGTGGGCAAGGATCAGATCCAGCACATCGAGTTCGCGCGCGACTGGGCCGTGAAGTTCAACACCCAGTACGTCCCCGGCTACGACCCGGCGGATCCGGAAGGGAAGGAGCGGGGCCACGCGCCCGGCATCCTCAAGCTGCCGTCCGCCCACGTGCACGAGTTCGCCGCGACGGTGCCCGGCATCGACGGACAGAAGATGTCCAAGTCCTACGGCAACACGCTGGAGCTGTTCGGCGAGGACAAGGACATCAAGAAGCGGATCATGTCCATCAAGACGGACTCCACGCCGGTGGACGCGCCCAAGCCCACCCAGGACGCGCCGCTGTACGATCTGCTCAAGCTGATGCTCCCGGCCTCGGAGTTCGCGGACGTGGACGCGTCCTGGAAGGCCGGTGGCAAGGGCTACGGCGACTACAAGAAGAAGCTCCTGGAGGCCTTCCACGCCACCTTCGGCCCCGCCCGCCAGCGCCGCGCGGAGCTGCTGGCCGACCCGGGGGAACTGGAGCGCATCCTCCAGGACGGCGCCCAGCGCGCCCGGGCGGAAGCCACCCGCCTGATGGACCAGGTCCGGCGGGCCGTGGGAATCCCCTGA
- a CDS encoding segregation and condensation protein A: protein MPRTPGDAFRVALPNFEGPLDLLLHLIKEHRVDIFDIPLALITAKYLEYLERMRDLNLDIAGEFLVMASTLAHLKSRMLLPRQDAAQVPEGADALAAVEEAQDPRAELVRRLLEYQKYKDAAEHLAKQDILDRDVFARKVPVEAVPIPEDEVGLQEISVLKLVEALDRVLERLTPKVQHEVVLERVSLSEAILRLADRVRKDGQVVFEALFTEAATRQEVVITFIAMLEMVKRRLIKVFQEEPLGPIQVTPNGDALEKLLPTEVDESDYR, encoded by the coding sequence CTGCCGCGCACGCCCGGAGATGCCTTCCGGGTGGCGCTGCCCAACTTCGAGGGCCCGCTGGACCTGCTGCTCCATCTCATCAAGGAGCACCGGGTTGACATCTTCGACATCCCGCTGGCCCTCATCACCGCCAAGTATCTGGAATACCTGGAGCGGATGCGGGACCTGAACCTGGACATCGCCGGGGAGTTCCTGGTGATGGCCTCCACGCTCGCGCACCTGAAGAGCCGCATGCTCCTGCCCCGGCAGGACGCGGCCCAGGTCCCGGAAGGCGCGGACGCGCTGGCGGCGGTGGAGGAGGCGCAGGACCCGCGCGCGGAGCTGGTGCGCCGGCTGCTGGAGTACCAGAAGTACAAGGACGCCGCGGAGCACCTGGCCAAGCAGGACATCCTGGACCGCGACGTGTTCGCGCGGAAGGTGCCCGTGGAGGCCGTGCCCATCCCCGAGGACGAGGTGGGGCTCCAGGAGATCAGCGTCCTGAAGCTGGTGGAGGCGCTCGACCGGGTGCTCGAGCGCCTGACGCCCAAGGTGCAGCACGAGGTGGTGCTGGAGCGGGTGAGCCTGTCCGAGGCCATCCTCCGGCTGGCCGACCGGGTGCGCAAGGACGGGCAGGTGGTGTTCGAGGCGCTGTTCACGGAGGCGGCCACGCGCCAGGAGGTGGTCATCACCTTCATCGCCATGCTGGAGATGGTGAAGCGCCGCCTCATCAAGGTCTTCCAGGAGGAGCCCCTGGGCCCCATCCAGGTGACGCCCAACGGGGACGCGCTGGAGAAGCTGCTCCCCACGGAGGTCGACGAGAGTGACTACCGGTAA